The Pseudodesulfovibrio sp. zrk46 genome contains a region encoding:
- a CDS encoding terminase family protein, translating to MTNNLYTPRPHQAEIEAGLKRFSVLVCHRRFGKTALSVNQLIRAARETDRPDWRGAYIAPLYKQAKTVVWDSLKTYCGLGRDDCTVKFHETELRADFANGARIRLFGADNPDSLRGIYLDGVIFDEVAQMQKRTWTEVIRPALADRKGWAIFIGTPRGKNALWEIWEDGRRDPEWFTAMYRASETGVIDPDELVAASREMSPEEYEQEFECSFSAAIKGAYFGKLMGEADKEGRVTRVPVEPSLPVHTAWDLGMSDSTSIWFVQARPGGSYAVVDYYEASGEGMEHYARVLDEKGYKYGTHIAPHDIRVRELGTGKSRLEVARGLGVRFEIAPNIPVQDGINAVRTLLPCCWFDEERCAKGIEALRNYRREFDEARNDFSARPLHDWTSHAVDAFRYFAVGFRQRDGGPRPLRSINDYNPFGRQHERA from the coding sequence GTGACAAACAATCTTTATACCCCACGCCCGCATCAGGCGGAAATCGAGGCGGGACTGAAACGCTTTTCCGTGTTGGTCTGCCATCGTCGTTTCGGCAAAACCGCGCTCTCGGTCAATCAACTCATCAGGGCGGCTCGAGAGACCGACAGACCCGACTGGCGTGGTGCTTATATCGCGCCCCTCTACAAGCAGGCCAAGACCGTGGTCTGGGACTCGCTCAAAACCTATTGTGGTCTCGGGCGTGACGACTGCACGGTCAAATTCCACGAGACAGAACTGCGTGCTGATTTCGCCAATGGCGCACGTATCCGGCTGTTCGGCGCGGACAACCCAGACTCCCTGCGCGGCATCTATCTGGATGGCGTCATATTTGACGAGGTGGCCCAGATGCAGAAGCGGACGTGGACCGAAGTGATCCGTCCGGCACTGGCTGACCGTAAGGGGTGGGCCATCTTCATCGGCACGCCGCGTGGCAAGAATGCCCTGTGGGAGATATGGGAGGATGGGCGCCGCGATCCCGAGTGGTTCACGGCCATGTACCGCGCCTCAGAGACCGGAGTCATTGACCCGGACGAGTTGGTAGCTGCCTCCCGGGAGATGTCGCCCGAAGAGTATGAGCAGGAGTTCGAGTGCTCTTTTTCTGCCGCCATCAAAGGCGCGTATTTCGGCAAATTGATGGGGGAGGCGGACAAAGAGGGACGCGTTACGCGTGTGCCGGTGGAGCCTTCGTTGCCTGTGCATACGGCCTGGGATCTGGGCATGTCCGATTCCACTTCCATCTGGTTTGTGCAGGCACGGCCGGGCGGTTCTTACGCGGTGGTGGATTACTATGAGGCCAGCGGTGAGGGCATGGAACACTATGCCCGGGTGCTGGACGAGAAAGGGTATAAGTATGGCACCCATATTGCGCCCCACGATATCCGGGTGCGGGAACTGGGAACGGGCAAGTCGAGGCTGGAGGTAGCCCGCGGGCTTGGGGTTCGATTCGAGATCGCGCCCAATATCCCGGTGCAGGACGGCATCAATGCGGTGCGCACCCTGTTGCCGTGCTGTTGGTTCGATGAGGAGCGTTGCGCAAAAGGGATCGAAGCCCTGCGTAACTACCGTCGTGAATTCGACGAAGCGCGTAACGATTTCTCGGCCCGACCGCTCCATGACTGGACCAGCCATGCCGTGGACGCCTTCCGCTATTTCGCCGTGGGCTTTCGCCAGCGGGACGGTGGACCGCGTCCGCTTCGATCCATCAATGATTACAATCCGTTCGGGAGACAGCATGAGCGTGCGTGA